Proteins found in one Triticum aestivum cultivar Chinese Spring chromosome 4D, IWGSC CS RefSeq v2.1, whole genome shotgun sequence genomic segment:
- the LOC123099631 gene encoding NDR1/HIN1-like protein 6 encodes MAALNTIHEHNERDLEAGHATPLSSLVTGKARRRNSCRRFACVALVVVAALAVALAVLGALYVALDPKMPLYTVHALNVTAFGMDDDMTARARFDAAVRFENPNRAIGISYEEGSSLAVWYGGYRLSEGALPAFYQGHRDAAVVHVAMSEARLGGTGVVEAMRHVNGAGGELPLVFRGEVPVRVKVGPVTTGKVTPRVRCDLVLDRLSTEGGIGVKRMNCNLKLW; translated from the coding sequence ATGGCAGCCCTCAACACGATCCACGAGCACAATGAGCGTGACCTCGAGGCAGGGCACGCTACGCCGCTGTCATCGCTCGTCACGGGCAAGGCCCGTCGCCGCAACAGCTGCCGCCGGTTCGCCTGCGTCGCCCTTGTCGTCGTGGCAGccctcgccgtcgccctcgccgtccTCGGGGCTCTCTACGTGGCGCTCGACCCGAAGATGCCCCTTTACACGGTGCACGCGCTCAACGTGACGGCCTTCGGCATGGACGACGACATGACCGCGCGTGCGCGGTTCGACGCGGCGGTCCGGTTCGAGAACCCGAACCGGGCCATCGGCATCTCGTACGAGGAGGGGTCCAGCCTCGCGGTGTGGTACGGTGGGTACCGGCTGTCCGAGGGAGCGCTGCCGGCGTTCTACCAGGGCCACCGCGACGCCGCGGTTGTGCACGTCGCCATGAGCGAGGCGCGGCTGGGTGGCACAGGGGTGGTGGAGGCCATGAGGCACGTGAACGGGGCTGGCGGCGAGCTGCCGCTGGTGTTCCGCGGCGAGGTGCCCGTGCGGGTGAAGGTCGGGCCGGTGACGACCGGCAAGGTGACGCCCCGTGTCCGGTGCGACCTGGTGCTGGACAGGCTGAGCACCGAGGGCGGGATCGGGGTCAAGAGGATGAACTGCAACTTGAAGCTATGGTAA
- the LOC123099632 gene encoding dirigent protein 21 yields the protein MAGSKTLLLLLCAAAAAAMLSPASAADDLTKFKVYFHDVLAGKSPTAIRIAQAASTNSSSTFFGAVVAIDDPLTTGPAVTGSAKSKDEVGRAQGSYTFADQATFGLLMNMNFVFTAGDYKGSSLTIYGRNEVLSAVREMSIIGGTGKFRMARGYVEASTVDSGAKSGETVVEYTIHVKAAAA from the coding sequence ATGGCCGGCAGCAAGACATTGCTCCTCCTCCTGtgcgcggcggctgcggctgcgatGCTGAGCCCGGCTTCCGCGGCGGACGACCTGACCAAGTTCAAGGTGTACTTCCACGACGTGCTAGCGGGGAAGAGCCCGACGGCGATCCGGATTGCGCAGGCGGCGTCCACCAACAGCTCCTCGACCTTCTTCGGCGCGGTGGTGGCCATCGACGACCCGCTCACCACCGGCCCCGCCGTCACGGGCTCCGCCAAATCCAAGGACGAGGTGGGCCGCGCGCAGGGGAGCTACACGTTCGCCGACCAGGCCACCTTCGGGCTCCTCATGAACATGAACTTCGTGTTCACCGCCGGGGACTACAAGGGCAGCAGCCTGACCATCTACGGCCGCAACGAGGTGCTTTCGGCGGTCAGGGAGATGAGCATCATCGGGGGCACGGGCAAGTTCCGGATGGCTCGCGGCTACGTCGAAGCGAGCACCGTGGACTCCGGCGCCAAGTCCGGCGAGACCGTTGTCGAGTACACTATCCACGTCAAGGCTGCTGCGGCGTAG